The proteins below are encoded in one region of Girardinichthys multiradiatus isolate DD_20200921_A chromosome 19, DD_fGirMul_XY1, whole genome shotgun sequence:
- the trmt61a gene encoding tRNA (adenine(58)-N(1))-methyltransferase catalytic subunit TRMT61A encodes MSFVEYSDFIQDGDVAIVHLGHNSMTPVKVQHGAQTQTRYGVIRHSTDLIGQRYGSKVTCSKGGWVHILHPTPELWTASLPHRTQILYTTDIAMVTMMLELKPGSVVCESGTGSGSLSHAILRTIAPTGHLHTVEFHQQRAEKVVEEFKEHRVDHLVTVRNQDVCKDGFGVTGVADAVFLDIPSPWEAVGHAKAAMKKHGGRLCSFSPCIEQVQRTCEALTEQGFKEIRTLEVLLRIHNVRAVTLQLPNFGPDSSSQAGPEAMEEAPPSATPDHASLKLKTTAPLREMPGHTGYLTFATKPRT; translated from the exons ATGAGTTTTGTGGAATATTCAGATTTTATCCAAGACGGAGATGTTGCCATCGTTCATCTGGGCCACAACTCAATGACGCCTGTCAAAGTGCAGCATGGCGCTCAGACGCAGACACGCTATGGAGTGATCCGCCATTCCACAGACCTTATTGGTCAGCGCTACGGCTCAAAAGTGACCTGTAGTAAAGGCGGATGGGTGCATATCCTTCACCCCACACCGGAGCTGTGGACCGCCTCGCTGCCTCACCGCACCCAGATTCTCTATACCACAGACATCGCCATGGTTACAATGATGCTGGAGCTGAAGCCAGGATCAGTCGTTTGCGAGTCAG GTACAGGTAGTGGATCCCTCTCCCATGCCATCCTACGCACCATTGCCCCCACGGGCCACCTGCACACAGTGGAGTTCCACCAGCAGCGAGCAGAAAAGGTGGTCGAGGAGTTCAAGGAGCACCGTGTGGATCACTTGGTAACCGTCAGGAACCAGGATGTATGCAAGGACGGGTTTGGAGTGACAGGGGTCGCAGACGCAGTCTTCCTGGACATCCCCAGCCCCTGGGAGGCAGTGGGACATGCCAAGGCTGCTATGAAGAAGCATG GAGGGCGGCTGTGCTCCTTCTCGCCGTGCATAGAGCAGGTTCAGAGGACATGTGAGGCACTGACGGAGCAGGGCTTTAAGGAGATCAGGACACTGGAAGTGCTGCTGAGAATCCACAACGTTCGAGCCGTCACCCTACAACTACCTAACTTCGGCCCGGACTCCTCCTCTCAGGCAGGCCCAGAAGCCATGGAGGAGGCCCCTCCCTCTGCTACTCCAGACCACGCCTCATTAAAACTGAAGACCACCGCCCCACTCAGAGAAATGCCTGGTCACACAGGGTATCTCACCTTTGCCACCAAACCAAGAACCTGA
- the ckba gene encoding creatine kinase, brain a isoform X3, with translation MPFGNTHNQMKLKYSSEQEYPDLSKHNNHMAKVLTPAIYERLRSKETPSGFTLDDVMQTGVDNPGHPFIMTVGCVAGDEETYEVFKELLDPVIEARHGGYKPQDKHKTDLKSENLKGGDDLDPNYVLSSRVRTGRSIRGFCLPPHCSRGERRAVEKLSVEALDSLSGDLKGKYYALKNMTEAEQQQLIDDHFLFDKPVSPLLLASGMARDWPDARGIWHNNNKTFLVWVNEEDHLRVISMQKGGNMREVFSRFCTGLTKIETLFKERGHAFMWNEHLGYILTCPSNLGTGLRAGVHVKLPNMSKHAKFEEVLKKLRLQKRGTGGVDTAAVGGVFDISNADRLGFSEVELVQMVVDGVKLLVDMEKRLEKGQSIDDLMPAQK, from the exons ATGCCTTTCGGAAACACGCACAATCAGATGAAGCTGAAATACTCCTCTGAGCAGGAGTACCCGGACCTCAGTAAACACAACAATCACATGGCCAAGGTCCTGACTCCTGCCATCTACGAGCGACTGAGGAGCAAAGAGACACCCAGTGGATTTACTCTGGATGATGTCATGCAGACTGGGGTTGATAACCCAG GCCACCCATTTATTATGACTGTGGGCTGTGTTGCTGGAGATGAGGAGACATATGAGGTTTTCAAAGAGCTACTGGACCCTGTGATTGAGGCCAGACATGGAGGATACAAACCCCAGGACAAGCACAAGACTGATCTCAAATCGGAAAACCTAAAG GGTGGCGACGACCTGGATCCCAATTATGTTCTGAGCTCTCGAGTCAGAACAGGACGCAGCATACGTGGCTTCTGTCTGCCACCACACTGCAGCCGTGGAGAAAGGCGGGCTGTGGAGAAGCTCTCTGTTGAAG CTCTAGACTCTTTGAGTGGAGACCTGAAGGGAAAATACTACGCACTGAAGAACATGACAGAGGCAGAACAGCAGCAGCTTATTGATGACCACTTCCTGTTTGATAAGCCAGTGTCTCCTCTACTGCTTGCTTCAGGAATGGCCCGTGACTGGCCAGATGCTAGAGGAATCTG GCACAACAACAACAAGACATTCCTAGTATGGGTGAATGAGGAGGACCACCTGCGTGTGATTTCTATGCAGAAAGGTGGAAACATGAGAGAAGTGTTCTCTCGCTTCTGCACAGGTCTCACCAAG ATCGAGACCCTCTTCAAGGAGAGGGGCCATGCCTTCATGTGGAATGAGCACCTGGGTTACATTCTGACCTGCCCCTCTAATCTGGGCACTGGGCTGCGTGCAGGAGTGCATGTAAAACTGCCAAATATGAGCAAACATGCCAAGTTTGAGGAGGTGCTGAAAAAACTGAGGCTCCAGAAACGTGGAACTG GCGGCGTGGACACCGCTGCCGTTGGCGGAGTGTTTGACATCTCCAATGCTGACAGACTGGGCTTCTCTGAGGTGGAGCTGGTACAGATGGTGGTTGATGGGGTTAAACTGCTGGTGGATATGGAGAAGAGGCTGGAGAAGGGCCAGTCCATTGATGACCTGATGCCTGCCCAGAAGTAA
- the ckba gene encoding creatine kinase, brain a isoform X2 — MSDNIEKISKSMAKLTLKWLSAEDEFPDVRKHNNHMAKVLNLEMYKKLRERVTPNGFTIDGVIQTGVDNPGHPFIMTVGCVAGDEETYEVFKELLDPVIEARHGGYKPQDKHKTDLKSENLKGGDDLDPNYVLSSRVRTGRSIRGFCLPPHCSRGERRAVEKLSVEALDSLSGDLKGKYYALKNMTEAEQQQLIDDHFLFDKPVSPLLLASGMARDWPDARGIWHNNNKTFLVWVNEEDHLRVISMQKGGNMREVFSRFCTGLTKIETLFKERGHAFMWNEHLGYILTCPSNLGTGLRAGVHVKLPNMSKHAKFEEVLKKLRLQKRGTGGVDTAAVGGVFDISNADRLGFSEVELVQMVVDGVKLLVDMEKRLEKGQSIDDLMPAQK; from the exons ATGTCCGACAACATAGAGAAGAT cTCTAAGAGCATGGCCAAGCTGACTCTGAAGTGGCTATCAGCTGAGGATGAGTTTCCAGATGTCCGTAAGCACAACAACCACATGGCTAAGGTGTTAAATCTGGAAATGTACAAGAAGCTGAGAGAGAGGGTGACACCCAACGGCTTCACCATAGATGGTGTCATTCAGACAGGGGTTGATAATCCTG GCCACCCATTTATTATGACTGTGGGCTGTGTTGCTGGAGATGAGGAGACATATGAGGTTTTCAAAGAGCTACTGGACCCTGTGATTGAGGCCAGACATGGAGGATACAAACCCCAGGACAAGCACAAGACTGATCTCAAATCGGAAAACCTAAAG GGTGGCGACGACCTGGATCCCAATTATGTTCTGAGCTCTCGAGTCAGAACAGGACGCAGCATACGTGGCTTCTGTCTGCCACCACACTGCAGCCGTGGAGAAAGGCGGGCTGTGGAGAAGCTCTCTGTTGAAG CTCTAGACTCTTTGAGTGGAGACCTGAAGGGAAAATACTACGCACTGAAGAACATGACAGAGGCAGAACAGCAGCAGCTTATTGATGACCACTTCCTGTTTGATAAGCCAGTGTCTCCTCTACTGCTTGCTTCAGGAATGGCCCGTGACTGGCCAGATGCTAGAGGAATCTG GCACAACAACAACAAGACATTCCTAGTATGGGTGAATGAGGAGGACCACCTGCGTGTGATTTCTATGCAGAAAGGTGGAAACATGAGAGAAGTGTTCTCTCGCTTCTGCACAGGTCTCACCAAG ATCGAGACCCTCTTCAAGGAGAGGGGCCATGCCTTCATGTGGAATGAGCACCTGGGTTACATTCTGACCTGCCCCTCTAATCTGGGCACTGGGCTGCGTGCAGGAGTGCATGTAAAACTGCCAAATATGAGCAAACATGCCAAGTTTGAGGAGGTGCTGAAAAAACTGAGGCTCCAGAAACGTGGAACTG GCGGCGTGGACACCGCTGCCGTTGGCGGAGTGTTTGACATCTCCAATGCTGACAGACTGGGCTTCTCTGAGGTGGAGCTGGTACAGATGGTGGTTGATGGGGTTAAACTGCTGGTGGATATGGAGAAGAGGCTGGAGAAGGGCCAGTCCATTGATGACCTGATGCCTGCCCAGAAGTAA
- the ckba gene encoding creatine kinase, brain a isoform X1, whose product MDYNEWPMGAETLVYKCPCEGGLLIGELLGRRRWFVCSSVGTIGIFVSTSNSSVPQDRPEQGKVMPFGNTHNQMKLKYSSEQEYPDLSKHNNHMAKVLTPAIYERLRSKETPSGFTLDDVMQTGVDNPGHPFIMTVGCVAGDEETYEVFKELLDPVIEARHGGYKPQDKHKTDLKSENLKGGDDLDPNYVLSSRVRTGRSIRGFCLPPHCSRGERRAVEKLSVEALDSLSGDLKGKYYALKNMTEAEQQQLIDDHFLFDKPVSPLLLASGMARDWPDARGIWHNNNKTFLVWVNEEDHLRVISMQKGGNMREVFSRFCTGLTKIETLFKERGHAFMWNEHLGYILTCPSNLGTGLRAGVHVKLPNMSKHAKFEEVLKKLRLQKRGTGGVDTAAVGGVFDISNADRLGFSEVELVQMVVDGVKLLVDMEKRLEKGQSIDDLMPAQK is encoded by the exons ATGGACTACAACGAGTGGCCAATGGGAGCAGAGACGCTCGTCTATAAATGTCCATGTGAAGGAGGGCTGTTGATCGGAGAGCTGTTGGGACGGCGTAGGTGGTTTGTGTGCTCCTCGGTCGGAACCATAGGGATCTTTGTATCAACTAGTAATAGTAGTGTTCCCCAAGACCGCCCAGAACAG GGAAAAGTCATGCCTTTCGGAAACACGCACAATCAGATGAAGCTGAAATACTCCTCTGAGCAGGAGTACCCGGACCTCAGTAAACACAACAATCACATGGCCAAGGTCCTGACTCCTGCCATCTACGAGCGACTGAGGAGCAAAGAGACACCCAGTGGATTTACTCTGGATGATGTCATGCAGACTGGGGTTGATAACCCAG GCCACCCATTTATTATGACTGTGGGCTGTGTTGCTGGAGATGAGGAGACATATGAGGTTTTCAAAGAGCTACTGGACCCTGTGATTGAGGCCAGACATGGAGGATACAAACCCCAGGACAAGCACAAGACTGATCTCAAATCGGAAAACCTAAAG GGTGGCGACGACCTGGATCCCAATTATGTTCTGAGCTCTCGAGTCAGAACAGGACGCAGCATACGTGGCTTCTGTCTGCCACCACACTGCAGCCGTGGAGAAAGGCGGGCTGTGGAGAAGCTCTCTGTTGAAG CTCTAGACTCTTTGAGTGGAGACCTGAAGGGAAAATACTACGCACTGAAGAACATGACAGAGGCAGAACAGCAGCAGCTTATTGATGACCACTTCCTGTTTGATAAGCCAGTGTCTCCTCTACTGCTTGCTTCAGGAATGGCCCGTGACTGGCCAGATGCTAGAGGAATCTG GCACAACAACAACAAGACATTCCTAGTATGGGTGAATGAGGAGGACCACCTGCGTGTGATTTCTATGCAGAAAGGTGGAAACATGAGAGAAGTGTTCTCTCGCTTCTGCACAGGTCTCACCAAG ATCGAGACCCTCTTCAAGGAGAGGGGCCATGCCTTCATGTGGAATGAGCACCTGGGTTACATTCTGACCTGCCCCTCTAATCTGGGCACTGGGCTGCGTGCAGGAGTGCATGTAAAACTGCCAAATATGAGCAAACATGCCAAGTTTGAGGAGGTGCTGAAAAAACTGAGGCTCCAGAAACGTGGAACTG GCGGCGTGGACACCGCTGCCGTTGGCGGAGTGTTTGACATCTCCAATGCTGACAGACTGGGCTTCTCTGAGGTGGAGCTGGTACAGATGGTGGTTGATGGGGTTAAACTGCTGGTGGATATGGAGAAGAGGCTGGAGAAGGGCCAGTCCATTGATGACCTGATGCCTGCCCAGAAGTAA